The Borreliella mayonii nucleotide sequence GATGATGAGATACATTGTAATTCTTGCAACAAACTAATTAAAAATTATGATAAAATTTGTATCGCTTGTGGGGGCTAAAAATAAAAAATCTTATTACATATTAATAGCATTTTTATTATGTTTATTTTTTGGCTATTTAGGGCTTCATAATTTTTAAAGTTTTTGTGATTTAAATTCACACGATATTCAACCAATTCAACTGGGCTTAATACCACAAAAAGTTTATTAAAATACTTCTCATTAAGTCAGACAATGGGGGCATATTGTGACAACTACCATCTTTTAAACTATGGAAAGCCTTTTCTATATCATCCAGCAAAAGATGCTCAGCCATATATAATTTTAAATTAGAAATTTTACCTTCAGTAAACATCATCAGAACATATGCCGTAACTTTATAAATTATTAAAATTCTCAAAAAAGTTTGAACAGCTTGCTCTTGTTTATCAGGCAAAAACCCCAACAAAGCTAATGTTTTTATTATACAAACTCCAACCAAGGTCCTTATATATATACTCCTTGCCCATATTAATATAAAAATAAACTATAAATATACAAGTTTATCAAAATACTATTATTAATAAACTTAAAAAGCTCTACTAAGATAGTTTGTGGTAGAACTAATAAAAATAATACTAAAGTCTATAACAATTTTATCTTTTATCAAGAATTATTAAATACCAAATCATTACTAAATATTATTATGATTATTCCAATATTATATTTAATATAAGA carries:
- a CDS encoding P52 family lipoprotein — encoded protein: MPDKQEQAVQTFLRILIIYKVTAYVLMMFTEGKISNLKLYMAEHLLLDDIEKAFHSLKDGSCHNMPPLSDLMRSILINFLWY